The Hymenobacter sp. DG01 genome has a segment encoding these proteins:
- a CDS encoding BamA/TamA family outer membrane protein has product MARVALGGLLVAGGLSGCSPLRLLQPGQRLLSRVKIEGTEKADAERLQALVQQKPNSTFPLPKVAIYQLGRSFYDPERLQRKLEADRAHYDQLIKAAGTDSAEVGKLLTKRERHVQRHQLALDKGNAIMRLGEPPVIYDSSLTATSVEQLGTFLRSKGFFRSSVSVTDTVPTRQFAPFRIFTLRSPFHADSQRVTVVYHIHEGPAFHYSQLDYDIADTAISRRVLASQPQSLLRVGNQYDEEQIGAERSRIENLLKNQGYFDFRQQYVTLEADTSFAPTTVRLRTLISKPTRGEQHRLYTVRRVNFITDAGLVRFGRQRDTIIRDSVYYLAYQHKFSTRALDRKLAVRPGAAYSLSNTQLTQRQLSDLDMFRFSTVTYRRVRGAEAPADSARGLLDATVNASPAKKFQETSEFGGTYVAERAGPFGNVRLKIRNVFGGAELLEFGLRAGFEGQYSVVGNVGDVTTGRSVLTTQLGANVNLILPQFLLPWRSGRFLSRYNPRTRFNATYTYVQRPDYTRTNVEGTLDYIWQRSAYHQYVLTPFDVSVIRTAKIDPEFAAYLQTLLIRQGSPLYRSFDNLFVPSFNATSLYNSNDFNETRDARYLRLFAEVGGLTRKLYQDQPLENDPQDLRNNKLKIYDFAKLTADYRRYYKLGPETYFVYRLAGGVAAALTATRIQNSVTKQVDKGYLIPYDKYLFAGGSSSVRAWKPRRLGVGSATQYKLNPANPSEELRDKNGNLIRDYDLEQPGELLLEGNVEFRFPLYSFIKGAVFTDFGNVWTLRNQPINPNQTPTQQAEQRQRQQDATFRPNAFYRQFAVGSGIGFRFDFTFLILRLDVATKVYDPTAPDSKWAIRKFSLAEDQTAFNLGIGYPF; this is encoded by the coding sequence GTGGCACGCGTGGCGCTGGGCGGTCTGCTGGTAGCAGGCGGGCTCAGCGGCTGCTCACCCCTGCGCCTGCTGCAGCCGGGTCAGCGCCTGCTTAGCCGCGTGAAGATAGAAGGCACGGAAAAGGCCGACGCTGAGCGCCTGCAGGCCCTGGTGCAGCAGAAGCCCAACAGTACCTTTCCGCTGCCAAAGGTAGCCATCTACCAGCTAGGCCGCTCGTTTTATGACCCCGAGCGCCTGCAGCGCAAGCTAGAGGCGGACCGCGCCCACTACGACCAGCTGATTAAAGCCGCCGGTACCGACTCGGCGGAGGTAGGCAAGCTGCTCACCAAGCGCGAGCGGCACGTACAGCGCCACCAGCTGGCCCTCGACAAAGGCAACGCCATTATGCGCCTGGGCGAGCCCCCGGTTATCTACGATTCGTCCCTGACGGCTACCTCCGTGGAGCAGCTGGGCACGTTCCTGCGGTCAAAGGGTTTTTTCCGCAGCTCGGTTTCCGTGACGGATACTGTGCCGACCCGGCAGTTTGCGCCCTTCCGCATCTTCACGCTACGCTCCCCGTTCCATGCCGATTCGCAGCGCGTGACGGTGGTGTACCACATTCACGAGGGGCCGGCGTTCCACTACTCCCAGCTCGACTACGACATTGCCGACACCGCTATTTCGCGGCGGGTGCTGGCCTCGCAGCCCCAGAGCCTGCTGCGGGTGGGCAACCAGTATGACGAGGAACAGATCGGGGCCGAGCGCAGCCGCATCGAGAACCTGCTGAAAAACCAGGGCTACTTTGATTTCCGCCAGCAGTACGTTACGCTGGAGGCCGATACCAGCTTTGCGCCGACCACCGTGCGGCTGCGTACGCTCATCAGCAAGCCAACCCGCGGGGAGCAGCACCGCCTTTACACCGTGCGGCGGGTAAACTTCATTACCGATGCGGGCCTGGTACGCTTCGGGCGGCAGCGCGACACCATTATCCGCGACTCGGTGTACTACCTGGCTTACCAGCATAAGTTCAGCACCCGGGCCCTGGACCGCAAGCTGGCCGTGCGCCCCGGCGCCGCCTACAGCCTTAGCAACACCCAGCTCACCCAGCGCCAGCTTTCCGACCTGGATATGTTCCGGTTCAGCACCGTTACTTACCGGCGTGTGCGCGGCGCCGAGGCGCCTGCCGACTCGGCCCGGGGGCTGCTGGATGCCACCGTAAATGCCTCTCCGGCTAAGAAATTTCAGGAAACCTCGGAGTTTGGGGGCACCTACGTGGCGGAGCGGGCCGGCCCCTTCGGCAACGTGCGCCTGAAAATCCGGAACGTGTTTGGCGGGGCCGAGCTGCTGGAGTTTGGCCTGCGGGCGGGCTTCGAAGGCCAATACAGCGTGGTAGGCAATGTGGGAGACGTGACTACCGGCCGCAGTGTGCTCACCACCCAGCTGGGGGCCAACGTGAACCTCATCCTGCCTCAGTTTCTGCTGCCCTGGCGCTCAGGCCGCTTTCTGAGCCGATATAACCCGCGCACGCGCTTCAACGCTACCTACACCTACGTGCAGCGCCCGGACTACACCCGCACGAACGTGGAGGGCACGCTGGACTATATCTGGCAGCGCTCGGCCTATCATCAGTACGTGCTCACGCCGTTCGACGTGAGCGTAATTCGTACCGCTAAAATCGACCCGGAGTTTGCGGCCTACCTGCAAACCCTGCTCATCCGCCAGGGCTCCCCTCTTTACCGCAGCTTCGATAACCTGTTTGTTCCCAGCTTCAACGCTACCTCCCTCTATAACTCCAACGACTTCAACGAAACCCGCGATGCGCGCTACCTTCGTCTGTTTGCGGAGGTAGGTGGCCTGACGCGGAAACTGTACCAGGACCAACCCCTGGAAAACGACCCTCAGGACCTGAGAAATAATAAGCTGAAAATCTACGATTTCGCCAAGCTCACGGCCGATTACCGGCGCTACTACAAGCTAGGCCCCGAAACGTACTTCGTGTACCGGCTGGCCGGGGGCGTGGCGGCAGCCCTGACGGCCACGCGCATTCAGAACTCTGTGACCAAACAGGTAGATAAAGGCTACCTGATTCCGTACGATAAGTACCTGTTTGCGGGCGGCAGCTCCAGCGTACGGGCCTGGAAGCCCCGCCGTCTGGGAGTGGGCTCGGCCACACAGTACAAGCTGAACCCGGCCAATCCGTCGGAGGAGCTGCGGGACAAAAATGGCAACCTAATCCGCGACTACGACCTGGAGCAACCCGGCGAGCTGCTGCTGGAGGGCAACGTGGAGTTTCGGTTTCCGCTGTACAGCTTCATTAAAGGCGCGGTGTTTACTGACTTTGGCAACGTCTGGACCCTGCGCAACCAGCCCATCAACCCCAATCAGACCCCAACCCAACAGGCGGAGCAGCGGCAGCGGCAGCAGGATGCTACTTTCCGTCCCAACGCCTTCTACCGGCAGTTCGCGGTGGGCTCGGGCATTGGCTTCCGCTTTGATTTTACCTTCCTGATTCTGCGCCTCGACGTGGCAACGAAGGTGTATGACCCCACTGCGCCGGATAGCAAGTGGGCTATCCGCAAGTTCAGCCTGGCCGAGGATCAGACGGCGTTCAACCTGGGCATCGGCTACCCCTTCTAA
- a CDS encoding RNA polymerase sigma factor — MTDADLIAACRQGSSRAQKLLYERFAGLMLSVCMRYLRRREDAEEALIVGFTKVFRALDQYRHEGSFEGWIRRIVVNEALGMLRRKEPLHLAIEDLTYETPATPAEAESRLNADDMLALLAELPAGYRTVFNLYALEGYTHPEIGELLGISEGTSKSQLSKARAMLQRRLAVANAQAQPASSTHTPKELYATGRY, encoded by the coding sequence GTGACTGATGCTGACCTCATAGCCGCCTGCCGCCAAGGGAGCAGTCGGGCCCAGAAGCTGCTCTACGAGCGGTTTGCCGGGCTGATGCTATCCGTGTGCATGCGCTATCTGCGGCGGCGCGAAGACGCGGAAGAGGCCCTGATTGTGGGGTTCACGAAAGTATTCCGGGCGCTGGACCAGTACCGGCACGAGGGCTCCTTTGAGGGCTGGATCCGGCGGATTGTAGTGAACGAAGCCCTGGGCATGCTGCGGCGCAAAGAGCCCCTGCACCTGGCCATCGAGGACCTGACCTACGAAACGCCTGCTACCCCCGCCGAAGCCGAAAGCCGCCTGAACGCCGACGACATGCTGGCCCTGCTGGCTGAGTTGCCAGCTGGCTACCGGACCGTTTTTAACCTGTACGCCCTGGAGGGCTACACCCACCCCGAAATCGGCGAGCTGCTCGGTATTTCGGAGGGCACCAGCAAGTCGCAGCTCAGTAAGGCCCGGGCCATGCTCCAGCGCCGCCTCGCGGTAGCCAACGCCCAAGCCCAGCCGGCCTCCTCCACCCACACCCCGAAAGAACTGTATGCAACCGGAAGATATTGA
- a CDS encoding thiamine pyrophosphate-dependent enzyme codes for MFTQPAPTLEPDFATTRPNRETLRRAYLLMRTADELARLYEENKAVTARYVHATARGHEAIQLAAAFHLTPHDYAAPYYRDDALLLGMGVAPYELMLQLMAKRDDPFSGGRTYYSHPSLRRPGQPTIPHQSSATGMQAIPATGVAHGIKYLEGQGLTPKGSGEPAATPPVPPVVLCSIGDGAMTEGEVAEALQMAVLHQLPIIYLVQDNDWGISATSQEMRAMDAYEFAAGFKGLYRLQFDGADFLASYAGMQQATEYVRERRGPVLVHAKCPLLGHHTSGVRREWYRGDNLAQHTLQDPLPRFHQQLLELGFEEADLEELGAQARATVLADYERALAAPNPDPATFADHEFAPPAVTEETGERSPAGADKALMVDAALHAVDDILREFPEALFYGQDVGGELGGVFREAALLAKKYGDARVFNTPIQEAYIVGSTAGMSAVGAKAIVEIQFADYIWPGLNQLVEELSKSCYLSNGKFPVQSLIRVPVGAYGGGGPYHSGSVESTLLTIRGIKVVYPSNAADMKGLLRSAFLDPNPVVLLEHKGLYWSKVPGTEDAKTIEPAAGYAIPLGKAAVAQEADATKLRNGETCVVITYGMGVHWAKTASKQFPGQVEVLDLRTLNPLDWDAVQAAVRRHGKALVLTEEPLLNSFAESLAGRIQRHCFRQLDAPVFTLGAANLPAIALNVELEKQMLPNPEKVSAALQELLAY; via the coding sequence ATGTTCACGCAACCCGCCCCGACCCTGGAACCCGACTTTGCTACCACCCGCCCCAACCGCGAAACCCTGCGCCGGGCCTACCTGCTGATGCGCACCGCCGACGAGCTGGCGCGTCTCTACGAAGAAAACAAGGCCGTTACGGCTCGCTACGTGCACGCCACGGCCCGTGGCCATGAGGCCATTCAACTGGCCGCCGCCTTCCACCTCACGCCCCACGACTACGCCGCACCCTACTACCGCGACGATGCCTTGCTGCTGGGTATGGGGGTAGCCCCCTACGAGCTGATGCTGCAGCTCATGGCCAAGCGCGACGACCCTTTCTCGGGTGGCCGTACGTACTATAGTCACCCCTCGCTGCGGCGGCCGGGGCAGCCTACTATTCCGCACCAAAGCTCAGCCACGGGCATGCAAGCCATTCCGGCTACCGGTGTTGCCCACGGCATCAAATACCTGGAAGGGCAGGGGCTCACGCCCAAAGGCTCGGGTGAGCCAGCTGCTACCCCCCCGGTGCCGCCCGTAGTGCTCTGCTCCATCGGCGACGGGGCTATGACCGAGGGCGAGGTAGCGGAGGCCCTGCAAATGGCCGTGCTGCACCAGCTGCCCATTATTTACCTGGTGCAGGACAACGACTGGGGCATTTCCGCGACCAGCCAGGAGATGCGCGCCATGGACGCCTACGAATTTGCGGCCGGCTTCAAAGGCCTGTACCGTCTGCAGTTCGATGGGGCCGATTTCCTGGCCAGCTACGCCGGTATGCAGCAAGCCACCGAGTACGTGCGTGAGCGGCGCGGCCCCGTGCTGGTGCACGCCAAATGCCCTTTGCTGGGCCACCACACCAGCGGCGTGCGCCGCGAGTGGTACCGCGGCGACAACCTGGCTCAGCACACCCTCCAGGACCCGCTCCCGCGCTTTCATCAGCAGCTCCTAGAGTTAGGCTTCGAGGAAGCCGACCTGGAGGAGCTGGGCGCCCAGGCCCGCGCCACCGTGCTCGCCGACTACGAGCGCGCCCTGGCTGCTCCGAACCCCGACCCGGCCACCTTCGCCGACCACGAGTTTGCCCCGCCGGCCGTAACCGAAGAAACCGGTGAGCGGAGCCCCGCCGGGGCCGATAAAGCCCTGATGGTGGATGCCGCCCTGCACGCCGTGGACGACATCCTGCGCGAGTTTCCGGAGGCCTTGTTCTACGGGCAGGACGTAGGCGGTGAGCTGGGCGGCGTGTTCCGCGAGGCTGCCCTGCTGGCCAAAAAGTATGGCGATGCCCGCGTGTTCAATACGCCCATTCAGGAGGCTTACATTGTGGGCAGCACAGCCGGGATGAGCGCCGTGGGGGCCAAGGCCATTGTTGAAATTCAGTTTGCCGACTACATATGGCCTGGCCTCAACCAGCTGGTAGAGGAATTGAGCAAATCGTGCTACCTCTCCAACGGCAAGTTTCCGGTGCAAAGCCTGATTCGGGTGCCGGTGGGAGCTTATGGTGGTGGCGGGCCCTACCACTCGGGTTCGGTGGAAAGCACTTTGCTCACCATTCGGGGTATTAAGGTGGTGTACCCCAGCAACGCCGCCGATATGAAGGGCCTGCTGCGCTCGGCCTTCCTCGACCCCAACCCCGTAGTGCTGCTGGAGCACAAAGGCTTGTACTGGAGCAAAGTGCCTGGTACCGAAGACGCCAAAACCATTGAGCCGGCGGCGGGCTACGCTATTCCGCTGGGCAAAGCTGCTGTGGCGCAGGAAGCCGACGCTACCAAGCTCCGCAACGGCGAAACCTGCGTGGTAATTACCTACGGCATGGGCGTGCACTGGGCCAAAACCGCCAGCAAGCAGTTCCCCGGCCAGGTGGAAGTCCTGGACCTGCGTACCCTCAATCCTCTCGACTGGGATGCGGTGCAGGCCGCCGTGCGCCGCCACGGCAAGGCCCTGGTGCTCACCGAAGAGCCTCTGCTCAACTCCTTCGCCGAAAGCCTGGCCGGCCGCATTCAGCGCCACTGCTTCCGCCAGCTCGACGCCCCGGTGTTCACCCTGGGCGCTGCCAACCTGCCCGCCATTGCCCTCAATGTGGAGCTGGAAAAGCAGATGCTGCCCAACCCCGAAAAGGTAAGCGCCGCCCTGCAGGAGCTGCTGGCTTACTAA
- a CDS encoding porin family protein encodes MKRFFALLAFLLLGFASQAATRPGNDDTILVKLPNQATMTLYVKDKAQLRQMRQYKLDSLLVLLDAYITQAEAAGKNSKSEQITMEFYPAKEQPGKKVPEQIRITVRNQGPGSQNKSADHVDVTLGRVFGVTVDESSNGDNDRVSVRVGALSDSARQAQRKARDEQRANRAVRSNFNIDLGLNTLVNRETPAGGEDFDLRPIGSRYLSLNWHYDIRVGKKGSPFHLITGPELAFNNYMLDKNNQFFDVDGRTIISQNLETPNRELQKSKLAVSSINLPLMPVLDFKNKKGRDAFRIGAGGFVGYRLGSHTKIKYEDGGNTKKDKDRGSYNLADFQYGLQGTIGIRSIDLFAKYNLNDTFKNNRGPQAQTLSFGISLLQ; translated from the coding sequence ATGAAACGCTTTTTCGCTCTCCTCGCCTTTCTGCTGCTGGGTTTCGCCTCGCAGGCTGCCACGCGCCCCGGCAACGATGACACCATTCTGGTGAAGCTGCCCAACCAGGCTACCATGACCCTTTACGTGAAGGACAAAGCCCAGCTCCGGCAAATGCGCCAGTACAAGCTTGATTCCCTCCTGGTACTGCTCGATGCCTACATCACTCAGGCCGAGGCAGCTGGCAAAAACTCCAAATCGGAGCAGATAACCATGGAATTCTACCCCGCCAAGGAGCAGCCGGGCAAAAAAGTACCCGAGCAGATTCGGATTACGGTGCGCAACCAGGGCCCCGGCAGCCAGAATAAATCGGCGGATCATGTGGATGTGACCCTGGGCCGTGTGTTTGGGGTGACGGTGGACGAAAGTTCCAACGGCGACAACGACCGGGTTTCCGTGCGGGTTGGCGCCCTGTCTGACTCGGCTCGACAGGCTCAGCGCAAGGCCCGCGACGAACAACGCGCCAACCGGGCCGTGCGCAGCAACTTCAACATCGACCTGGGCCTGAACACGCTGGTGAACCGCGAAACGCCCGCCGGCGGCGAGGATTTCGACCTGCGTCCCATCGGCTCGCGCTACCTCAGCCTGAACTGGCACTACGATATCCGGGTCGGCAAAAAGGGCTCACCTTTCCACCTGATTACGGGCCCTGAGCTGGCTTTCAACAACTACATGCTGGACAAAAACAATCAGTTCTTTGATGTGGATGGCCGCACCATCATCAGCCAGAACCTGGAAACCCCCAACCGGGAGCTGCAAAAAAGCAAGCTGGCCGTTTCCAGCATCAACCTGCCCCTGATGCCCGTGCTGGACTTCAAGAACAAGAAAGGCCGCGACGCCTTCCGCATTGGGGCCGGCGGGTTCGTGGGCTACCGCCTGGGTTCGCACACCAAAATCAAGTACGAAGACGGCGGCAACACCAAGAAAGACAAGGACCGCGGCTCTTACAACCTGGCCGATTTCCAATACGGTCTGCAGGGGACCATCGGTATCCGCAGCATCGACCTCTTCGCCAAGTACAACCTCAACGACACGTTCAAAAATAACCGCGGCCCCCAGGCCCAAACCCTGAGCTTCGGCATCTCCCTGCTGCAGTAG
- a CDS encoding CoA-binding protein: MKKTLVLGATDNPSRYAYRAVHQLKSHGHEVVPVGIRKGQVAGLDIRTDRPTAEGIDTVTLYVGPQNQPGWYDYILDLNPKRIIFNPGTENPELEELAQQRGIRTEEACTLVMLSVGNY, translated from the coding sequence ATGAAAAAGACCCTTGTGTTGGGGGCTACTGATAACCCCTCCCGCTACGCCTACCGCGCCGTTCATCAGCTCAAGAGCCATGGCCACGAGGTAGTGCCCGTGGGCATCCGCAAAGGCCAGGTAGCCGGCCTCGATATTCGCACGGACCGCCCTACGGCCGAAGGCATTGACACCGTAACCCTCTACGTAGGCCCGCAAAACCAGCCCGGCTGGTACGACTATATTCTGGACCTGAACCCCAAGCGCATCATTTTCAACCCCGGCACCGAAAACCCGGAATTGGAGGAGTTGGCCCAGCAGCGCGGTATCCGCACTGAGGAAGCCTGCACGCTGGTAATGCTCTCAGTTGGTAACTACTAA
- a CDS encoding phosphatase PAP2 family protein, producing MIEHLQSLDRWLLLAANSHHSRKLDAWMVFFSERFVWFPAYFVLVVVLVYLYQRRALLILPLLGLSVALADGISSRLFKPYFARLRPCHDATLSTTLNLVNGCGGQFGFLSSHAANSFALAVFMGLLLPARYRVAKVMLFIWAAIVSYSRMYLGAHYPSDVLAGALLGSGTAWACVAAYRHLAPRWWPANEPIMAA from the coding sequence TTGATCGAGCACCTTCAATCCCTGGACCGTTGGCTGCTGCTGGCTGCCAACTCGCACCACTCGCGCAAGCTAGATGCGTGGATGGTTTTTTTCTCGGAGCGGTTTGTGTGGTTTCCGGCCTACTTCGTGCTGGTGGTGGTGCTGGTGTACCTTTACCAGCGGCGGGCCCTGCTCATTCTGCCCCTACTGGGCCTGAGCGTGGCCCTGGCCGACGGCATTTCCAGCCGCCTGTTCAAGCCCTACTTCGCCCGGCTGCGCCCCTGCCACGACGCTACTCTCTCTACCACGCTCAACCTGGTAAATGGCTGCGGGGGGCAGTTCGGGTTTCTGTCATCGCACGCGGCCAACTCCTTTGCGCTGGCTGTATTTATGGGCTTGCTGCTGCCGGCCCGCTACCGGGTAGCCAAGGTGATGCTGTTCATCTGGGCCGCTATCGTGAGCTACAGCCGCATGTACCTGGGCGCCCACTACCCCTCCGATGTGCTGGCGGGCGCTTTGCTCGGTTCCGGTACGGCCTGGGCGTGCGTAGCGGCCTACCGGCACCTGGCCCCGCGCTGGTGGCCGGCGAATGAGCCTATAATGGCAGCGTAA
- the hemF gene encoding oxygen-dependent coproporphyrinogen oxidase, with protein MPTSPSDFPVAATQPRHRDTVEHWMRQFQDWLCRQLEAADGLGRFQEDAWQHHSGGGGRSRVLTGGHIIEKGGVNFSAVEGTMSEQAARVLLMPDPGYFATGVSVVQHPRSPLVPISHMNVRYFEAANGEAWFGGGLDLTPIYVDVAQARWFHEQIAEACAQHDATYYPRFKQWADEYFFLPHRQETRGIGGLFFDRLAVGKDGSFDELFAFVRAVGEIYGRTYVTLMRQNAALPYTEQQKQWQLVRRGRYAEFNLAFDRGTRFGLETGGRTESILMSLPPQCEWHYNLQPQPGSPEAATQQWLQKGIDWLTDPPVTA; from the coding sequence ATGCCCACTTCCCCTTCTGATTTTCCCGTTGCGGCCACCCAGCCCCGCCACCGCGACACGGTGGAGCACTGGATGCGCCAGTTTCAGGACTGGCTGTGCCGGCAGCTCGAAGCCGCCGATGGGCTGGGCCGCTTTCAGGAAGATGCCTGGCAGCACCACAGCGGCGGCGGCGGCCGCTCCCGCGTCCTGACTGGGGGCCACATTATCGAGAAGGGCGGCGTCAACTTCTCGGCCGTGGAAGGCACCATGAGCGAGCAGGCGGCCCGCGTGCTGCTCATGCCTGACCCTGGCTACTTCGCTACCGGTGTATCAGTAGTGCAACATCCGCGCAGCCCCTTAGTGCCGATTTCGCACATGAACGTGCGCTACTTTGAGGCTGCTAACGGTGAGGCTTGGTTTGGGGGAGGCCTGGACCTAACGCCTATCTATGTGGATGTAGCTCAGGCCCGCTGGTTTCACGAGCAGATTGCTGAAGCCTGTGCCCAGCATGACGCCACGTACTACCCCCGCTTCAAGCAGTGGGCCGATGAGTACTTTTTCCTGCCCCACCGCCAGGAAACCCGCGGTATTGGCGGGCTGTTCTTCGACCGCCTCGCCGTGGGCAAGGACGGTTCCTTCGATGAGCTGTTTGCTTTTGTGCGGGCCGTGGGCGAAATCTATGGCCGTACCTACGTGACGCTGATGCGCCAGAACGCGGCCCTCCCCTACACCGAGCAGCAAAAGCAGTGGCAGCTGGTGCGCCGCGGCCGCTACGCCGAGTTCAACCTGGCCTTTGACCGGGGCACGCGCTTTGGGCTGGAAACCGGGGGCCGCACCGAAAGCATTCTGATGAGCTTGCCCCCGCAGTGCGAGTGGCACTATAACCTACAACCCCAGCCCGGCTCCCCCGAAGCCGCTACCCAGCAGTGGCTCCAAAAGGGCATCGACTGGCTCACCGACCCACCCGTTACCGCTTGA
- a CDS encoding N-acetyltransferase — translation MLTAPLLSAATDADLPDLLLLVNRAYRGDASRQGWTTEAHLLDGQRTDPDDLRELLHAPGATFLLARNPAGDLLGSVYLKNQRPDLYLGMLSVEPAQQGQGLGKHLLAAAETHARQLGCTSILISVISVRAELLAWYERHGFRRTGETMAFPTDTRFGVTRQKLELLLLRKEL, via the coding sequence ATGCTCACTGCTCCCTTGCTCTCCGCCGCTACTGATGCCGACCTGCCCGACCTGCTCCTGCTGGTAAACCGCGCCTACCGCGGCGATGCTTCCCGCCAGGGCTGGACCACCGAAGCCCACCTGCTGGACGGGCAGCGCACCGACCCCGACGACTTGCGGGAGCTGCTCCACGCGCCGGGCGCTACCTTCCTGCTGGCCCGCAACCCGGCCGGCGACCTGCTGGGCAGCGTCTATTTGAAGAACCAACGCCCTGACCTGTATTTAGGCATGCTCTCTGTGGAACCTGCTCAGCAGGGCCAGGGCCTGGGCAAGCATCTGCTGGCCGCGGCCGAAACCCACGCCCGGCAGCTGGGCTGCACCAGCATCCTGATTTCGGTTATTTCGGTGCGGGCAGAGCTGCTGGCCTGGTACGAGCGCCACGGCTTCCGGCGTACCGGCGAAACGATGGCTTTCCCGACGGATACCCGCTTTGGGGTTACGCGCCAGAAGCTGGAGCTGCTGTTGCTACGGAAGGAGTTGTAA
- a CDS encoding RNA methyltransferase → MVSKAVAKYVHALHLKKYRTRHEAFLVEGGKSVRELLSSGILTERLIVTSEFGEKIRSEIPAGLPVDVVSEDELTRLGTLSTNNTALAVARLPPEKPLNPTAGQLFLALDEVRDPGNVGTLIRLADWYGLAGVVCSETCANPWAPKTVSATMGSFTRVPVWQRELPAWLSALPPELPVYGADLHGDNVHRLTLQPTGVLVMGSESHGLTPPVEACLTQRLHIPGRGQAESLNVAVSAAILLDNFYRHTA, encoded by the coding sequence ATGGTTTCAAAAGCAGTAGCGAAATACGTGCACGCGCTGCACCTGAAGAAGTACCGAACCCGGCACGAAGCCTTCCTGGTGGAAGGCGGCAAAAGCGTGCGGGAGCTGCTAAGTTCCGGGATTCTAACGGAACGCCTCATCGTTACGTCTGAATTCGGTGAGAAAATCCGGTCGGAAATTCCGGCGGGCCTGCCCGTTGATGTTGTATCGGAGGACGAGCTGACCCGCCTGGGCACGCTCAGCACCAACAACACGGCTCTGGCCGTGGCCCGCCTACCCCCCGAGAAACCCCTGAACCCCACCGCCGGACAGCTTTTTCTGGCCCTGGATGAAGTTCGGGACCCGGGCAACGTGGGCACCCTCATCCGCCTGGCCGACTGGTACGGGTTGGCCGGCGTGGTCTGCTCCGAAACCTGCGCCAACCCCTGGGCACCCAAAACCGTGTCGGCCACCATGGGCTCCTTTACCCGCGTGCCCGTGTGGCAGCGCGAGCTGCCCGCCTGGCTGAGCGCCCTCCCCCCTGAACTGCCCGTGTACGGTGCCGACCTGCACGGCGACAACGTGCACCGCCTTACCCTGCAGCCCACCGGCGTGCTGGTGATGGGCAGCGAAAGTCACGGCCTCACGCCTCCCGTCGAAGCCTGCCTGACCCAGCGCCTGCACATCCCCGGCCGCGGCCAGGCAGAAAGCCTGAACGTCGCGGTTTCAGCGGCTATCCTGCTGGATAACTTCTACCGGCATACGGCCTAG